The following proteins come from a genomic window of Rutidosis leptorrhynchoides isolate AG116_Rl617_1_P2 chromosome 10, CSIRO_AGI_Rlap_v1, whole genome shotgun sequence:
- the LOC139871519 gene encoding uncharacterized protein translates to MHWEWKNCPVAWKGQYISGHHKKPTLILEIVASYDMWTWHAYFGVGGSNNDINVLNQSPLFDSINNGTAPPSSFTVNSHDYMHGYYLADGIYPDWATLIKAYSSPTDDPAAKFTRFQESERKNVEHTFGILQGKFKILRVPGRSWKAKKMSRILYPCILLQNMIHKDNDFAITLLDEEYLREPENQPFC, encoded by the coding sequence ATGCATTGGGAATGGAAGAATTGTCCTGTTGCATGGAAAGGGCAATACATAAGTGGTCATCACAAAAAACCAACTCTTATTCTCGAAATTGTAGCTTCATATGATATGTGGACATGGCACGCCTATTTTGGTGTTGGAGGTTCCAACAATGATATCAATGTGTTAAACCAATCACCATTGTTTGATTCTATTAATAACGGTACCGCTCCACCTTCATCATTTACAGTAAATAGTCATGACTACATGCATGGTTATTATCTCGCTGATGGTATTTATCCGGATTGGGCTACACTTATTAAAGCATATTCATCCCCAACTGACGACCCAGCTGCAAAGTTTACACGATTTCAAGAAAGTGAACGAAAGAATGTCGAGCACACATTCGGTATTCTTCAAGGTAAATTCAAAATATTACGTGTGCCTGGACGATCTTGGAAAGCCAAAAAAATGTCCCGCATTTTATACCCTTGTATTCTATTGCAAAACATGATCCATAAGGATAACGATTTTGCTATAACTTTACTCGACGAAGAGTATTTAAGAGAGCCAGAAAACCAACCTTTTTGTTAG